In uncultured Methanobacterium sp., a genomic segment contains:
- the rfbF gene encoding glucose-1-phosphate cytidylyltransferase: MKVVILCGGKGTRLREETEYRPKPMVQIGNKPVLWHIMKTYAHYGFKDFVICLGYKGNMIKEYFLNYEMMNNDFTINLGNKTEVKIHSDHNEHDWTVTLADTGEESQTGARVKKIEKYITDDTFMLTYGDGVSQINIQNLVQFHNSHGRIGTMTGVHPPSRFGEFHLKENQITKFYEKPQASEGMINGGFFVFNKEFFSYLDDQEDCILEKDPLKNLAADGELMLYSNDNFWQCVDTYRELEILNFLWKNNPPWKVWK; this comes from the coding sequence ATGAAAGTTGTAATTCTATGTGGGGGAAAAGGAACTAGATTAAGGGAAGAAACTGAATATAGGCCCAAACCTATGGTTCAAATAGGGAACAAGCCCGTATTGTGGCATATAATGAAAACTTATGCTCATTACGGTTTTAAAGATTTCGTTATCTGTTTAGGTTACAAAGGAAACATGATAAAAGAATACTTCTTAAACTATGAAATGATGAACAACGATTTTACGATCAATCTGGGGAACAAAACGGAAGTTAAAATTCATAGCGACCACAATGAACATGACTGGACTGTTACCTTGGCAGATACTGGAGAAGAATCCCAAACTGGAGCCAGAGTTAAAAAAATTGAAAAATACATTACTGATGATACATTCATGCTGACATACGGCGATGGTGTGTCACAAATAAATATCCAAAACTTGGTCCAATTCCATAATTCCCACGGAAGGATAGGAACTATGACAGGAGTGCATCCTCCATCACGATTTGGTGAATTTCACTTAAAAGAAAATCAGATCACTAAATTTTATGAAAAACCACAAGCGAGTGAAGGCATGATAAATGGAGGATTTTTCGTGTTTAACAAAGAATTCTTCAGTTATTTAGATGACCAAGAAGATTGCATACTAGAGAAAGATCCTCTGAAAAATCTAGCAGCAGATGGAGAGCTCATGCTTTATTCTAATGATAATTTTTGGCAGTGCGTTGACACTTACAGAGAGTTAGAAATATTGAATTTTCTTTGGAAGAATAATCCACCATGGAAAGTATGGAAATAA
- a CDS encoding GDP-mannose 4,6-dehydratase — protein sequence MKEDYWKDKNVFITGCTGFLGSWLTKKLVEQDANVIGLIRDLVPRSNLNWSGFHDKIITVRGELEDYFLLERVLNEYEIDSVFHLGAQTIVTIANRNPLSTFDTNIKGTWNLLEACRRSPTLERIVFASSDKAYGAQNNLPYDEKTPLEGRHPYDVSKSCADLICRSYYETYELPVCVTRCGNFYGGGDLNFNRIVPGTIRSILRNQRPIIRSDGSMIRDYFYIEDGAEAYLTLAEKMDNLKIHGHGFNFSNEEPVDVVGIVESVLKVMDSDLEPVILNQASNEIENQYLSSEKAKSLLNWTPTYTIEEGLKKTVDWYKKFLKH from the coding sequence TTGAAAGAAGATTACTGGAAAGACAAAAATGTCTTCATAACAGGTTGTACCGGTTTTTTAGGTTCTTGGCTAACTAAAAAGCTAGTGGAACAAGATGCAAATGTGATTGGGTTAATTAGAGATTTGGTTCCAAGATCCAATCTTAATTGGTCTGGTTTTCATGATAAAATAATTACTGTCAGGGGAGAATTAGAAGATTACTTCTTATTAGAACGTGTTTTAAATGAATATGAAATTGATTCTGTTTTTCATTTAGGAGCACAGACAATAGTTACTATTGCTAATAGAAATCCTCTTTCAACCTTTGATACCAATATTAAAGGTACTTGGAATTTGTTAGAAGCATGCCGACGTTCCCCAACACTTGAAAGAATTGTTTTTGCCTCTAGTGACAAAGCATATGGTGCTCAAAATAATTTGCCCTACGATGAAAAAACACCGTTAGAAGGAAGACATCCATATGATGTTTCTAAAAGCTGTGCAGATTTGATCTGTAGATCATATTATGAGACTTATGAATTACCAGTATGTGTAACCCGCTGTGGTAATTTTTATGGAGGGGGTGATTTAAACTTTAATCGGATTGTTCCAGGAACTATTCGTTCTATTTTGAGAAACCAGAGACCCATCATTAGAAGTGATGGTAGCATGATACGTGATTATTTCTACATTGAAGATGGAGCTGAAGCTTACTTAACTCTAGCAGAGAAAATGGATAACTTAAAAATACACGGCCATGGGTTTAATTTCAGCAATGAAGAGCCTGTTGACGTGGTTGGGATCGTGGAGAGTGTTTTAAAAGTAATGGATAGTGATCTTGAACCAGTAATCCTAAATCAAGCTTCCAATGAAATTGAAAACCAATATCTTTCATCTGAAAAAGCTAAAAGCCTTTTAAATTGGACACCAACTTACACAATAGAAGAAGGTCTTAAAAAGACCGTTGACTGGTACAAAAAATTTTTGAAACATTGA